The following proteins come from a genomic window of Doryrhamphus excisus isolate RoL2022-K1 chromosome 12, RoL_Dexc_1.0, whole genome shotgun sequence:
- the lysmd2 gene encoding lysM and putative peptidoglycan-binding domain-containing protein 2: MAEFSPVLPMRDGGGGGGRIGQPIFPRSRSGSESESELSQSLARTKIRSYGSTASVTASLGEKYIEHRVTDSDTLQGIALKYGVTMEQIKRANKLFSNDCIFLKSSLNIPVVTQKRSIFNGLSLESPDGDGEVVCQETEAPCVVLQQDVEGPSPAPSPPPEDSKAPRPQAEELSAKDFLHRLDLQIKQSKQAARRLKEEEVRSGEGNYTAPTTSYQEI, encoded by the exons ATGGCGGAGTTCTCTCCGGTGTTACCGATgcgggatggaggaggaggaggagggcgaaTCGGGCAGCCTATCTTCCCTCGGTCGAGGTCCGGTTCCGAGTCAGAGAGCGAACTGTCTCAGAGCTTGGCTCGGACTAAAATACGTTCTTATGGAAGCACAGCTAGCGTCACGGCATCTCTGGGGGAGAAATACATAGAGCATCGGGTTACAGACAGCGATACCCTGCAGGGGATTGCCCTTAAATATGGTGTAACG ATGGAGCAAATCAAGAGAGCCAACAAACTGTTCAGCAACGACTGCATCTTTCTCAAGAGCAGCCTCAACATCCCCGTGGTGACGCAGAAGCGCTCCATTTTTAACGGACTGTCTCTAGAGTCTCCTGACGGGGACGGCGAGGTGGTGTGCCAGGAGACGGAAGCaccttgtgttgtgttgcagcAGGATGTTGAGGGACCTTCCCCGGCGCCTTCACCGCCGCCTGAAGACTCCAAAGCCCCCCGGCCTCAAGCAGAGGAGCTCTCAGCCAAAGACTTCTTACACAGACTGGACTTGCAAATCAAACAGTCAAAGCAGGCAGCACGCAGGCTGAAAGAAGAGGAAGTAAG GAGCGGTGAGGGGAACTACACGGCGCCCACCACGTCATACCAGGAAATATAA